A section of the Candidatus Limnocylindria bacterium genome encodes:
- the secA gene encoding preprotein translocase subunit SecA has product MSVLTRIFDSNEGELRRLKKVVERVNALEAGTKALTDDALRKRTSDFRDRLAKGDTLDDVLPEAFAAVREAAQRTIGQRPFDVQLMGAMALHKGHIAEMKTGEGKTLVASAALYLNALAGRGAHLVTTNDYLAKTGAGWMAPIYHLLGLSVAYIAHEKSAIYDPSVVLEAVDERHRHWRDVTRREAYLADITYGQNSEFGFDYLRDNMVDDLARMVQRDLYYAIVDEADSILIDEARTPLIISSPAEDVSEQYYRFASVAKKLQPDKDYIVEEKHHAVSLTEDGIAKAEKMLGLQNMYEGDVSAVHFLDNAVKAVSMYRKDKEYVVKDGEVVIVDEFTGRLMPGRRWSDGLHQAVEAKEGVKIQRETRTFATITIQNYFRMYEKLAGMTGTAATEAEELFKVYKLEVTQIPTHRPMIRKDDPDLVYATEQGKWNAVIKDVKERNQRGQPVLIGTTSVDKSQRLSDELRRHGIKHEVLNAKNHEREALIIADAGQEGAVTLSTNMAGRGVDILLGPGVVDRGGLHVIGTERHEARRIDNQLRGRAGRQGDPGTTRFFNSLEDDLIRIFASEGVAGLLGKMGMNDEAPIESRMVTGAITQAQIKVETRNFDMRKRALEFDDVLNNQRNEIYKDRRKILEKGDVRETVLDFLHDEASNIVEAEAASPDPEDWDREKLALALGALLGREVAASEFGEPANLEELRETVENLVDDVYEAKEAELGNVEADGESTPVMRAVERWVMLRTIDTHWIEHLTAMEELREGIYLRGYGQQDPLVAYKHEAHDYFEQMQARVATGVAQTILRVSVRTAEQAEQEEQQQGAAPQQTSTSGNGTTATGRADLRTNRDEHTPTTSSGKKLGRNDPCWCGSGKKFKKCHGR; this is encoded by the coding sequence TTGAGCGTTCTAACCCGGATCTTCGATTCCAACGAGGGTGAGCTCCGACGACTGAAGAAGGTCGTCGAGAGGGTCAACGCGCTCGAAGCCGGAACGAAGGCCCTGACCGACGACGCGCTGCGTAAGCGAACGTCGGATTTTCGCGACCGCCTTGCGAAGGGCGACACGCTGGACGACGTCCTGCCGGAGGCGTTCGCCGCGGTGCGCGAAGCGGCGCAACGGACGATCGGCCAGCGCCCCTTCGACGTCCAGCTCATGGGCGCGATGGCGCTGCACAAGGGCCACATCGCGGAGATGAAGACGGGCGAGGGCAAGACGCTTGTCGCCTCCGCGGCCCTGTATCTCAACGCGCTCGCGGGTAGGGGCGCGCACCTCGTCACGACGAACGACTACCTCGCCAAGACCGGTGCCGGCTGGATGGCGCCGATCTACCACCTCCTCGGCCTGAGCGTGGCGTACATCGCCCACGAGAAGTCCGCGATCTACGACCCCAGTGTCGTGCTCGAGGCGGTCGACGAGCGCCACCGCCACTGGCGCGACGTCACCCGGCGTGAGGCATACCTAGCCGACATCACCTACGGCCAGAACAGCGAGTTCGGGTTCGACTATCTCCGCGACAACATGGTCGACGACCTCGCGCGGATGGTGCAGCGCGATCTCTACTACGCGATCGTCGACGAGGCCGACTCGATCCTCATCGACGAGGCGCGCACACCGCTCATCATCAGCTCGCCCGCCGAGGACGTCTCCGAGCAGTACTACCGCTTCGCGTCGGTCGCGAAGAAGCTGCAGCCGGACAAGGACTACATCGTCGAGGAGAAGCACCACGCCGTATCGCTGACCGAGGACGGCATCGCGAAAGCCGAGAAGATGCTCGGACTGCAGAACATGTACGAGGGCGACGTCTCCGCGGTGCATTTCCTCGACAACGCCGTGAAGGCCGTGTCGATGTACCGGAAGGACAAGGAGTACGTCGTCAAGGACGGCGAGGTCGTCATCGTCGACGAGTTCACCGGACGCCTCATGCCCGGTCGCAGGTGGAGCGACGGCCTGCATCAGGCGGTCGAGGCGAAGGAAGGCGTCAAGATCCAGCGGGAGACGCGCACCTTCGCGACGATCACGATCCAGAACTACTTCCGCATGTACGAGAAGCTCGCCGGCATGACCGGTACCGCGGCGACCGAGGCCGAGGAGCTCTTCAAGGTCTACAAGCTGGAGGTCACGCAGATCCCGACGCACCGGCCGATGATCCGAAAGGACGACCCGGATCTGGTTTACGCGACCGAGCAGGGGAAATGGAACGCGGTCATCAAGGACGTGAAGGAGCGCAACCAGCGCGGCCAGCCTGTGCTCATCGGCACGACCTCGGTCGACAAGAGCCAGCGGCTGTCCGACGAGCTGCGCCGGCATGGCATCAAGCACGAGGTCCTCAACGCGAAGAACCACGAGCGCGAGGCCCTGATCATCGCCGACGCCGGTCAGGAGGGCGCGGTCACGCTCTCCACGAACATGGCCGGCCGCGGTGTCGACATCCTCCTCGGCCCCGGCGTCGTCGACCGCGGGGGTCTGCACGTCATCGGGACGGAGCGGCACGAGGCGCGCCGTATCGACAACCAGCTTCGGGGCCGCGCCGGCCGGCAGGGCGATCCGGGAACGACGCGCTTCTTCAACTCGCTCGAGGACGACCTGATCCGCATCTTCGCGTCGGAGGGCGTCGCCGGGCTGCTGGGAAAGATGGGTATGAACGACGAGGCGCCCATCGAGTCCCGGATGGTCACGGGCGCGATCACGCAGGCGCAGATCAAGGTCGAGACGCGCAACTTCGACATGCGCAAGCGCGCGCTCGAGTTCGACGACGTCCTGAACAACCAGCGCAACGAGATCTACAAGGACCGCCGCAAGATCCTGGAGAAGGGCGACGTGCGCGAGACCGTCCTCGACTTCCTGCACGACGAGGCTTCCAACATCGTCGAGGCCGAGGCGGCGTCGCCCGATCCCGAGGACTGGGATCGCGAGAAGCTCGCCCTGGCGCTCGGTGCCCTTCTTGGCCGCGAGGTCGCGGCATCAGAGTTCGGTGAACCGGCGAATCTCGAGGAGCTGCGCGAGACGGTCGAGAACCTCGTCGACGACGTCTACGAGGCGAAGGAAGCGGAGCTCGGGAACGTCGAGGCGGATGGCGAGTCGACGCCGGTCATGCGTGCCGTGGAGCGCTGGGTGATGCTCCGCACGATCGACACGCACTGGATCGAGCACCTCACCGCTATGGAGGAGCTCCGCGAAGGGATCTACCTCCGTGGCTACGGCCAGCAGGACCCGCTTGTCGCTTACAAGCACGAGGCGCACGACTACTTCGAGCAGATGCAGGCGCGTGTCGCAACGGGTGTCGCGCAGACGATCCTGCGCGTCTCGGTCCGTACCGCCGAACAAGCCGAGCAAGAGGAGCAGCAACAGGGGGCTGCGCCACAGCAGACGTCCACATCAGGGAACGGAACGACGGCCACGGGACGTGCTGATTTGCGGACCAACAGAGACGAACACACGCCGACCACGAGCTCGGGAAAGAAGCTGGGGCGAAATGATCCCTGCTGGTGCGGATCAGGGAAGAAATTCAAGAAGTGTCATGGCCGTTAG
- a CDS encoding ribose-phosphate diphosphokinase, which produces MYGGLSVYTGNAHPTFARDICRALEIPLGAAEVFKFANDNIFVKVNENVREHDVFVVQSLTGTSVSDAIMELLIMLDAFKRASAGRITAVMPYYAYGRSDKKDQPRVPITARLLADLIAVAGANRFLTMDMHQMQIQGFFSIPGDELSARNLLVEYLRTIVEPAPDQCVLIVPDLGYANQARRIGEMLGIPLVFMQKTHRDNSGRSEIVGVIGDIDRKRAIVIDDEIDRGTTMLNTIKVLQERGVNEIWAACTHGVFSDNAAERLTASGIVELITTDTCPMPPSVRNNDRVRVLTVASLFAEAIRRIHEGESVGALFNPPGSQMPLPVT; this is translated from the coding sequence GTGTACGGGGGCCTGTCCGTCTACACCGGCAACGCTCATCCCACCTTCGCGCGCGACATCTGTCGTGCCCTGGAGATCCCGCTCGGCGCCGCCGAGGTCTTCAAGTTCGCGAACGACAACATCTTCGTGAAGGTCAACGAGAACGTGCGCGAGCACGACGTCTTCGTCGTTCAGTCGCTCACCGGCACGTCGGTCAGCGACGCGATCATGGAGCTCCTCATCATGCTCGACGCGTTCAAGCGCGCGTCGGCCGGACGCATCACCGCCGTCATGCCGTACTACGCCTACGGCCGCAGTGACAAAAAGGACCAGCCCCGCGTGCCGATCACGGCGCGCCTCCTCGCCGACCTCATCGCGGTCGCCGGCGCGAATCGCTTTCTCACCATGGACATGCACCAGATGCAGATCCAGGGCTTCTTCAGCATCCCCGGTGACGAGCTGTCCGCGCGCAATCTCCTGGTCGAATACCTGCGAACGATCGTCGAACCCGCGCCCGACCAGTGCGTGCTCATCGTGCCGGACCTTGGCTACGCGAACCAGGCGCGGCGCATCGGCGAGATGCTGGGTATCCCGCTCGTGTTCATGCAGAAGACCCACCGAGACAACAGCGGCCGGAGCGAGATCGTCGGCGTGATCGGCGACATCGACCGCAAGCGCGCGATCGTCATCGATGACGAGATCGATCGCGGCACGACGATGCTCAATACCATCAAGGTCCTGCAGGAGCGCGGCGTCAACGAGATCTGGGCCGCGTGCACGCACGGCGTGTTCAGCGACAACGCCGCGGAGCGTCTGACCGCGAGCGGCATCGTCGAGCTCATCACCACGGACACCTGTCCGATGCCACCGTCGGTGCGCAATAACGACAGGGTGCGCGTCCTCACCGTGGCGTCTCTGTTCGCTGAGGCGATCAGGCGGATCCACGAGGGCGAGTCAGTCGGAGCGCTCTTCAATCCGCCCGGGTCGCAGATGCCGCTGCCGGTGACCTAG
- a CDS encoding phosphoribosyltransferase family protein, producing MISKAAADAALDLLLAARCAGCGAAGSWLCLACRELCEPVRQGRVSAAGTYGGALREAIHRFKYRGERALANELGELVAACVASDLATGVAIDVVVPAVLHRDRARSRGYDQAWLLADVVARRIALPLRVPLRRIRPAVPQISLDRAQRAENLRGAYVAEAGALRGARVALVDDVATTGATLAAATGALRAAGARVVRPYVVALDA from the coding sequence GTGATCTCCAAAGCGGCTGCGGACGCCGCGCTCGACCTACTGCTCGCAGCGCGGTGCGCCGGGTGCGGCGCGGCCGGCAGCTGGCTGTGCCTCGCCTGCCGCGAGCTCTGCGAGCCTGTCCGCCAGGGCCGCGTCAGCGCCGCAGGCACGTACGGCGGCGCGCTGCGCGAGGCCATCCACCGCTTCAAGTACCGCGGTGAGCGCGCGCTTGCGAACGAGCTCGGCGAGCTGGTCGCGGCATGCGTCGCCAGCGATCTCGCGACCGGCGTCGCGATCGACGTCGTCGTGCCGGCCGTGCTCCACCGCGACCGCGCGCGCTCGCGCGGCTACGACCAGGCCTGGCTGCTCGCGGACGTCGTCGCGAGGCGCATCGCTTTACCGCTGCGGGTGCCGCTCCGCAGAATCCGCCCCGCAGTGCCGCAGATCTCGCTCGACCGTGCCCAGCGCGCCGAGAACCTGCGCGGCGCGTACGTCGCCGAGGCCGGTGCGCTCCGCGGTGCGCGCGTCGCGCTGGTCGACGACGTCGCGACGACCGGCGCGACACTCGCCGCCGCGACGGGTGCGCTGCGCGCGGCGGGCGCCCGCGTCGTGCGGCCCTACGTCGTAGCGCTCGACGCATGA
- a CDS encoding DUF192 domain-containing protein has translation MADSFLSRGLGLLPRSSLKAGEGLRITKTSSITMFFMRFAIDAVFVDRDGRVVRVAERIGPWRPAIVARGAAEVIELPAGTASETRTQVGDELVFEPA, from the coding sequence GTGGCCGATTCGTTCCTCTCGCGCGGACTTGGACTCCTCCCGCGGTCTAGCCTCAAGGCGGGCGAGGGCCTCCGGATCACCAAGACATCCTCGATCACCATGTTCTTCATGCGCTTCGCGATCGATGCCGTGTTCGTCGACCGCGACGGCCGCGTCGTGCGCGTCGCCGAGCGTATCGGTCCCTGGCGACCCGCGATCGTTGCGCGGGGCGCCGCGGAGGTCATCGAGCTGCCCGCCGGCACCGCGTCCGAGACACGCACGCAAGTCGGCGACGAACTCGTCTTCGAGCCCGCGTGA
- a CDS encoding type II secretion system F family protein, with the protein MEPLVFAGLMFFGILVVFVSMIIGAQLDPVRARLQQIAVRPRTLEELELQRPLSERMLKPIIDGFAGLVGRFYPQNTVRSLSLRLKRAGMETTSTEFFLGVKGFASIVVGVLASGLVNAITGDPLQTLIGLVVGIVLGFLLPDFYLSSRAGSRANAIVEQLPDALDLLTISVEAGLGFDAALVKVTEKMKGPLTEEFKRASGEQRVGKSRQEALRGINERVEVKALQNFISAIIQADQLGVSMSKVLRIQSEQMRQDRRQRAEQKAARAPILIMLPTVGCIFPSLFIVILAPAALSAMSSCSQI; encoded by the coding sequence GTGGAACCTCTCGTCTTCGCCGGGCTCATGTTCTTCGGGATCCTGGTGGTCTTCGTTTCGATGATCATCGGAGCCCAGCTCGACCCGGTGCGGGCGCGTCTGCAGCAGATCGCGGTACGCCCGCGCACCCTCGAGGAACTCGAGCTGCAGCGCCCGCTCTCAGAGCGGATGCTGAAGCCGATCATCGATGGCTTCGCCGGTCTGGTCGGCCGCTTCTATCCGCAGAACACCGTCCGCAGCCTCTCGCTTCGCCTGAAGCGAGCGGGCATGGAGACCACGAGCACAGAGTTCTTCCTCGGCGTGAAGGGCTTCGCGTCGATCGTCGTTGGCGTTCTCGCCTCTGGCCTGGTGAACGCCATCACGGGCGATCCGCTGCAGACGCTCATCGGGCTCGTCGTCGGCATCGTCCTCGGATTCCTGCTCCCTGACTTCTACCTGTCGAGCCGCGCCGGTAGCCGTGCGAACGCCATCGTCGAGCAGCTCCCGGATGCGCTCGACCTGCTCACGATCTCGGTCGAGGCCGGTCTCGGCTTCGACGCAGCCCTTGTCAAGGTCACCGAGAAGATGAAGGGTCCGCTCACCGAGGAGTTCAAGCGTGCCTCCGGCGAGCAGCGGGTCGGTAAGTCACGTCAGGAAGCGCTGCGCGGCATCAACGAGCGCGTCGAGGTGAAGGCGCTCCAGAACTTCATCTCCGCCATCATCCAGGCCGACCAGCTCGGTGTTTCGATGTCGAAGGTGCTGCGGATCCAGTCCGAGCAGATGCGTCAGGACCGGCGCCAGCGCGCCGAGCAGAAGGCCGCGCGCGCCCCGATCCTGATCATGCTCCCCACGGTCGGCTGTATCTTCCCGTCGCTGTTCATCGTCATCTTGGCGCCGGCCGCCCTGTCCGCGATGTCGTCCTGCTCGCAGATCTAG
- a CDS encoding type II secretion system F family protein, whose protein sequence is MEYALPAGMFAGVLFFFWGISTMLSGGGAGSVEERMARYAGGKTETTKTADGRTRGRQRNLVDPFATLSSDVQDKRFQIRVQRDLARANLKLRVAEYYSIRVGLAVGLGLLLGVLRDPLSGVVGAILGYFVPRFWVGQRIGGRLSAFNKQLADTITLLSNSLRAGSSFLQSIELVSRETPDPMGEEMGRVVREVNLGLGMEEALSNLVRRIRSDDLDLMVTAIGVQQQVGGNLAEILDTIAFTIRERVRIKGEINTLTAQGRYSGYLVAFLPIGIMITLNFINPEFMQPLFTQLLGQILLGVGAVMMVIGFIAIQKITNIKV, encoded by the coding sequence ATGGAGTACGCCCTTCCCGCTGGGATGTTCGCCGGTGTCCTGTTCTTCTTCTGGGGGATCTCGACGATGCTCTCCGGCGGCGGCGCGGGCTCGGTCGAGGAGCGCATGGCACGCTACGCCGGCGGCAAGACGGAGACCACCAAGACGGCCGACGGCAGGACGCGTGGGCGTCAGCGCAACCTGGTCGACCCGTTCGCGACGCTGTCGAGCGACGTCCAGGACAAGCGCTTCCAGATCCGCGTTCAGCGCGACCTGGCCCGCGCGAACCTCAAGCTGCGCGTCGCTGAGTACTACTCGATCCGCGTCGGTCTCGCGGTCGGCCTTGGCCTCCTCCTCGGAGTGCTGCGCGATCCGCTCTCCGGCGTCGTCGGAGCGATCCTGGGCTACTTTGTGCCGCGGTTCTGGGTCGGGCAGCGCATCGGCGGACGGCTCTCGGCCTTCAACAAGCAGCTCGCCGACACGATCACGCTCCTCTCGAACTCGCTGCGTGCGGGCTCGAGCTTCCTTCAGTCGATCGAGCTCGTCTCGCGCGAGACGCCCGATCCGATGGGCGAGGAGATGGGCCGCGTCGTGCGGGAGGTGAACCTCGGCCTCGGTATGGAGGAGGCGCTTTCCAACTTGGTGCGCCGCATCCGCAGCGACGACCTCGACCTCATGGTCACCGCCATCGGCGTGCAGCAGCAGGTCGGTGGAAACCTCGCGGAGATCCTCGACACGATCGCCTTCACCATCCGCGAGCGCGTGCGCATCAAGGGTGAGATCAACACGCTGACCGCCCAGGGTCGCTACTCGGGTTACCTGGTGGCGTTCCTGCCCATCGGCATCATGATCACCCTGAACTTCATCAACCCCGAGTTCATGCAGCCGCTCTTCACGCAGCTCCTCGGTCAGATCCTCCTCGGCGTCGGCGCCGTGATGATGGTCATCGGCTTCATCGCGATCCAAAAGATCACGAACATCAAGGTGTAA
- a CDS encoding CpaF family protein — translation MSLLRRIEGQRPSGQQPAAPQAPGTPPPPGGPPKPPSEGPLTHSTSPARDVNRDVRIKLQTRIINNLDPRLDLADAKAVRSSIEEMFNKFIDEEGVVVTRVERQKMLESILDEILGFGPIEPLLKDDTITEVMVNGPFRCYVERKGKLSLSDVTFQSDEHVMRIVERIIAPIGRRVDESKPYEDARLPDGSRVNIIIPPLALNGPVVTIRKFPKYRITVEDYIKFGTATAEMMEFLRACVEARLNMFISGGTGSGKTTLLNIMSGFIPEDERIVTIEDAAELRLVQDHVVRLESRPANIEGKGAVTVMDLVKNSLRMRPERIVVGEIRGGEALSMLQAMNTGHDGSLSTGHANSPRDMLARLETMCLMAGVDLPARAIKEQIASALDVIVQISRLKDGSRKVTNITEVQGMEGEAIVLQDVFVFEQTGYVEGKVQGRLRPTGIRPKFSEKFEAAGIKLPQGVFGDMSVGLR, via the coding sequence ATGTCACTGCTTAGGCGCATCGAAGGTCAGCGACCGTCCGGGCAGCAGCCCGCCGCCCCCCAGGCGCCTGGCACCCCGCCCCCACCGGGCGGTCCCCCGAAGCCGCCGTCCGAAGGGCCCCTCACCCACAGCACCTCGCCCGCTCGCGATGTCAACCGCGACGTGCGCATCAAGCTCCAGACGCGGATCATCAACAACCTCGACCCGCGCCTCGATCTCGCGGACGCGAAGGCTGTCCGCTCGAGCATCGAGGAGATGTTCAACAAGTTCATCGACGAGGAAGGCGTGGTCGTCACGCGTGTCGAGCGTCAGAAGATGCTCGAGTCGATCCTCGACGAGATCCTAGGGTTCGGGCCGATCGAGCCACTCCTGAAGGACGACACGATCACAGAAGTCATGGTCAACGGCCCCTTCCGCTGCTACGTCGAGCGCAAGGGCAAGCTCTCACTTTCCGACGTGACGTTCCAGAGCGACGAGCACGTCATGCGTATCGTCGAACGCATCATCGCGCCGATCGGCCGACGCGTCGACGAATCCAAGCCGTACGAGGATGCACGTCTTCCCGACGGCTCTCGCGTGAACATCATCATTCCGCCACTCGCGCTGAACGGTCCCGTGGTGACGATCCGTAAGTTCCCCAAATACCGGATCACCGTCGAGGACTACATCAAGTTCGGCACGGCGACCGCGGAGATGATGGAGTTCCTCCGGGCCTGCGTCGAAGCCCGCCTCAACATGTTCATCTCCGGCGGCACGGGCTCCGGTAAGACGACGCTCCTCAACATCATGTCTGGCTTCATTCCCGAGGACGAGCGCATCGTCACGATCGAGGACGCCGCCGAACTCCGCCTGGTGCAGGATCACGTCGTCCGCCTCGAGTCGCGCCCCGCGAACATCGAAGGCAAGGGCGCGGTCACAGTCATGGACCTCGTGAAGAACTCCCTGCGTATGCGTCCCGAGCGCATCGTCGTCGGTGAGATCCGTGGCGGTGAGGCGCTCTCGATGCTCCAGGCCATGAACACCGGTCACGATGGATCGCTGTCGACGGGTCACGCGAACTCTCCGCGGGACATGCTCGCCCGGCTCGAGACGATGTGCCTGATGGCCGGCGTCGACCTACCGGCGCGTGCCATCAAAGAGCAGATCGCGAGCGCGCTCGACGTCATCGTGCAGATCTCGCGTCTCAAGGACGGCTCGCGCAAGGTCACGAACATCACCGAGGTGCAGGGCATGGAGGGCGAGGCGATCGTTCTCCAGGATGTCTTCGTCTTCGAGCAGACCGGCTACGTCGAAGGCAAGGTCCAGGGCCGTCTGCGTCCGACCGGCATCCGCCCGAAGTTCAGCGAGAAGTTCGAGGCGGCCGGCATCAAGCTCCCGCAGGGCGTCTTCGGCGATATGTCCGTCGGACTCAGGTAG
- a CDS encoding response regulator: MADGEKIRILIVDDIADTRENLAKLIGFEPDMEVAATAGGGQEAVNLAKQHRPHVILMDINMPDMDGITATEIISNTVPESPIIMMSVQGEQDYLRRSMLAGAREFLVKPFSADELINSIRHVHELEKVRRARYAPVAPVAAPGAPAAAAVPGRETGKIITFFSPKGGVGRTTIATNLAVALHQLTGKPVVLVDGSLPFGDIAVILNMSPKAKTIADLIGSFETADSDVVESILVQHSTGIKVMLAPPTPESTELITGAHIKHVLELLRERYAYIVVDTWPSFQEQVITMLDVADVILTLMTLEITSLKNVRVFMEVVEKLGYDEAKVQLVANRNDSSGGIKASDVEASLGRKIPHTIVSDGRTLVLAVNRGVPFVISHRDSQVAKDIFALAQRVATAESAPAAAGKQASARGGLKLFGAR; encoded by the coding sequence TTGGCTGACGGCGAAAAGATCCGCATCCTCATCGTCGACGACATCGCCGACACGCGAGAGAACCTCGCCAAGCTGATCGGGTTCGAGCCCGACATGGAAGTCGCTGCCACCGCCGGTGGCGGGCAGGAGGCCGTCAACCTCGCCAAGCAGCACCGGCCACACGTGATCCTCATGGACATAAACATGCCCGACATGGATGGGATCACGGCCACCGAGATCATCTCGAACACCGTCCCGGAGTCGCCGATCATCATGATGAGCGTCCAGGGCGAGCAGGATTACCTGCGCCGCTCGATGCTCGCCGGCGCGCGCGAGTTTCTCGTCAAACCGTTCTCAGCCGACGAGCTCATCAACTCGATCCGTCACGTCCATGAGCTCGAGAAGGTGCGCCGCGCACGTTACGCGCCGGTCGCTCCGGTGGCCGCGCCCGGCGCTCCCGCAGCCGCTGCGGTGCCGGGACGCGAGACGGGCAAGATCATCACGTTCTTTTCGCCAAAGGGTGGCGTCGGCCGGACCACGATCGCCACGAACCTCGCCGTCGCTCTGCACCAGCTGACGGGCAAGCCCGTGGTCCTGGTCGACGGCAGCCTGCCCTTCGGCGACATCGCCGTGATCCTCAACATGAGCCCGAAGGCGAAGACGATCGCCGATCTCATCGGCTCGTTCGAGACGGCCGACTCCGATGTCGTGGAATCGATCCTCGTGCAGCACTCGACAGGCATCAAAGTGATGCTCGCGCCGCCGACCCCCGAGTCGACCGAGCTCATCACCGGCGCGCACATCAAGCACGTCCTCGAGCTTCTTAGGGAGAGATACGCCTACATCGTCGTTGACACGTGGCCGTCGTTCCAGGAGCAGGTGATCACGATGCTCGACGTTGCCGACGTGATCCTGACACTCATGACGCTCGAGATCACCAGCCTCAAGAACGTCCGCGTGTTCATGGAGGTCGTTGAGAAGCTCGGCTACGACGAGGCGAAGGTGCAGCTGGTCGCCAACCGCAACGACAGCTCAGGCGGCATCAAGGCCTCGGATGTCGAGGCGAGCCTGGGTCGCAAGATCCCGCACACGATCGTCTCCGACGGTCGCACCCTGGTCCTCGCCGTCAACCGCGGCGTTCCGTTCGTCATCAGCCACCGGGACAGCCAGGTCGCCAAGGACATCTTTGCTCTGGCGCAGCGCGTCGCGACGGCCGAGAGCGCTCCCGCAGCGGCGGGCAAGCAAGCGTCGGCGCGCGGCGGACTCAAGCTTTTCGGAGCCCGTTAG
- a CDS encoding prepilin peptidase, whose amino-acid sequence MSVETMRAVENVVLTALLFAVMYTDFRFLRIPNMFTYPAMAAGIIFAAFEGLPGGPFTGGLVDHVAALLLAFAIAFPFYSAGGLKAGDAKLLMAIGALRGINFLLFAAVYGALIGGVLAVGFILRRRLARPVAGAAPTTMAGIMKSSIPYGVALGLGGLVALALEAAGYVQVTV is encoded by the coding sequence GTGAGCGTCGAGACCATGAGGGCTGTCGAGAACGTTGTGCTGACGGCGCTTCTTTTTGCGGTCATGTACACCGACTTCCGCTTCCTCCGCATCCCGAACATGTTCACCTACCCGGCGATGGCCGCCGGCATCATCTTCGCCGCGTTCGAGGGACTGCCGGGTGGTCCCTTCACCGGCGGGCTCGTCGACCACGTCGCGGCGCTCCTCCTCGCCTTCGCGATCGCCTTTCCCTTTTACTCCGCGGGCGGCCTCAAGGCCGGCGACGCCAAGCTCCTCATGGCGATCGGCGCGCTGCGCGGAATCAACTTCCTCCTCTTTGCTGCGGTCTACGGTGCTCTTATCGGCGGCGTCCTTGCCGTCGGATTCATCTTGCGACGAAGGCTGGCTCGGCCAGTGGCCGGCGCCGCCCCGACGACGATGGCGGGGATCATGAAATCGTCGATCCCGTACGGCGTCGCGCTCGGTTTAGGCGGACTGGTCGCACTTGCCCTGGAGGCAGCCGGCTACGTGCAGGTGACGGTTTAG
- a CDS encoding Flp family type IVb pilin encodes MLTFIREDEGQGLVEYALIIAVIAIAVIVAMVFLRGQIQNIFSNIGNNLT; translated from the coding sequence ATGCTGACATTCATCCGTGAAGACGAAGGCCAGGGCCTCGTCGAGTACGCGCTCATCATCGCAGTCATTGCCATCGCCGTCATCGTCGCGATGGTCTTCCTGCGAGGCCAGATCCAGAACATCTTCAGCAACATCGGCAACAACCTCACCTAG
- a CDS encoding RDD family protein: MGFWVRFFAIFIDGLGVGIVSNIISGATGAGAMSTSSSSINTLLGILYFCYFWSAQGGGQTLGMRVLNIKVVRTDGSALTILQAFIRYIGLFVSIACLFIGVIWAAFDANKQGWHDKIASTYVVRV, encoded by the coding sequence GTGGGCTTCTGGGTCCGATTCTTTGCGATCTTCATCGACGGGCTAGGTGTCGGCATCGTCTCGAACATCATCAGTGGCGCGACGGGCGCTGGCGCGATGAGCACGAGCAGCAGCTCGATCAACACGCTCCTCGGCATTCTGTACTTCTGCTACTTCTGGTCGGCGCAGGGTGGCGGGCAGACCCTGGGCATGAGGGTGCTCAACATCAAAGTCGTTCGGACAGATGGTTCTGCTCTCACGATCCTTCAGGCATTCATCCGCTACATCGGTCTGTTCGTTTCCATCGCATGCCTCTTCATCGGCGTCATCTGGGCCGCGTTCGACGCGAACAAGCAAGGCTGGCACGACAAGATCGCCAGCACCTACGTCGTCCGGGTCTAG